The following coding sequences are from one Cydia splendana chromosome 15, ilCydSple1.2, whole genome shotgun sequence window:
- the LOC134797231 gene encoding F-box/LRR-repeat protein 15, producing the protein MKRNTHLFDLYWEDIIVTYVLPYLTIRECFNFRCVSKTCLQIVNMYFTKMKALKLINEGFSPHTLSVFAINCSKLTVLNLTRCSTVTDADLIPVLRHNVNLVNLNLSQCNNLSAKCLQPVILYCNNLRTLKLARCLWLTTGAMEALALHQSMLEDVDLSHCVTISESCIIIFIKKFRLLRIFNLEGNRQITDKCLYAMSKNSVVLRMLNLVGCSDITDKGIRSLALHCPMLEGLLVRGCTKVTETSLQLMRPRVKMDRRPVDPVPMPIYIQI; encoded by the exons ATGAAGAGAAACACGCACTTATTCGATCTTTATTGGGAAGATATAATAGTGACTTATGTTTTACCTTACCTGACCATACGGGAGTGTTTCAATTTTCGCTGCGTATCCAAAACCTGTCTTCAGATAGTAAACATGTATTTTACGAAGATGAAAGCATTAAAACTAATCAATGAAGGTTTCTCGCCACACACACTTAgt GTATTCGCAATAAACTGTTCCAAGCTTACAGTATTAAACCTGACTCGATGCTCAACCGTCACAGACGCAGACCTGATCCCAGTTTTGCGGCATAACGTAAATTTGGTCAATTTAAACCTAAGTCAGTGCAATAATTTGTCTGCAAAGTGTTTGCAGCCAGTTATTCTATACTGCAACAATTTGCGTACGTTGAAACTGGCTCGTTGCTTGTGGCTAACTACAGGCGCGATGGAGGCTCTGGCATTACACCAGAGTATGCTAGAAGATGTAGATTTGTCCCACTGCGTGACAATCTCCGAGagttgtataattatatttataaagaaGTTTAGACTGCTTAGGATATTTAATTTAGAAGGCAACAGGCAGATTACGGATAAGTGCTTGTATGCCATGTCGAAGAATAGTGTTGTATTGAGAATGCTCAATCTGGTAGGGTGCTCAGATATCACAGACAAAGGAATCAG ATCACTAGCCCTCCACTGCCCTATGCTAGAAGGCCTTCTAGTCCGAGGCTGCACAAAGGTGACAGAGACCAGTCTGCAGCTGATGCGGCCACGGGTGAAGATGGATCGGAGGCCTGTGGACCCAGTGCCCATGCCTATTTACATACAGATATAA